A window of the Streptomyces finlayi genome harbors these coding sequences:
- a CDS encoding DMT family transporter, with the protein MSGLPVGRSILYLIIAGVAWGTAGAAASLIFRASDLGPLALSFWRCVGGLVLLAGALALRPGRRASAPAESRRRRLLRILGTGIGLTMFQSAYFAAVEMTGLAVGTVVTLGAGPVLIAVGAWLTMGERLGRGGVAAGAGALTGLLVLVLGGERAEVEPLGIALALLSASGYAAITLLTRWLGRDGRGGDALATSAWAFGIGAVGLLPLAAAEGLVPHTADTAHVVWLLVYVAAVPTALAYALYFAGAATVRSATVSVIMLLEPVSAAVIAVTLLHEQLTAATVVGTLLLLVAVAGLAVAEARGAAVARRDAVLVRRVSGRGAGSRVAAPAGRRTVRERPDTPARR; encoded by the coding sequence ATGTCCGGCCTGCCCGTCGGCCGGAGCATCCTCTATCTGATCATCGCCGGAGTCGCCTGGGGGACCGCGGGGGCCGCGGCCTCCCTGATCTTCCGGGCCAGTGATCTCGGCCCGCTCGCCCTGTCGTTCTGGCGCTGCGTCGGCGGTCTCGTCCTGCTGGCCGGAGCGCTCGCGCTGAGGCCGGGGCGGCGGGCGTCGGCACCCGCCGAGTCCCGTCGCCGCCGGCTGCTGCGGATCCTGGGCACCGGCATCGGGCTCACGATGTTCCAGAGTGCGTACTTCGCGGCCGTGGAGATGACCGGTCTCGCCGTCGGGACCGTGGTCACGCTCGGCGCCGGGCCCGTCCTCATCGCCGTGGGCGCGTGGCTGACCATGGGGGAACGGCTCGGCCGCGGCGGAGTGGCGGCCGGGGCGGGTGCGCTCACCGGTCTCCTCGTCCTGGTGCTCGGCGGCGAACGGGCCGAGGTCGAGCCGCTGGGGATCGCCCTCGCCCTGCTCTCCGCCTCGGGCTACGCGGCCATCACGCTGCTCACCCGGTGGCTGGGGCGCGACGGCCGGGGCGGCGACGCACTCGCGACCAGCGCCTGGGCCTTCGGGATCGGCGCCGTGGGGCTGCTGCCCCTGGCGGCCGCGGAGGGGCTCGTGCCGCACACCGCCGACACCGCCCATGTGGTGTGGCTGCTGGTGTACGTGGCCGCCGTGCCGACGGCGCTCGCCTATGCGCTGTACTTCGCGGGAGCGGCGACCGTGCGGTCCGCGACCGTCTCCGTGATCATGCTTCTGGAACCGGTGAGCGCGGCTGTGATCGCTGTGACCCTGCTGCATGAACAGCTCACGGCCGCCACCGTCGTGGGCACGCTGCTGCTGCTCGTCGCGGTGGCGGGCCTGGCCGTCGCCGAAGCGCGTGGAGCGGCTGTCGCGCGCCGGGACGCCGTGCTCGTCCGACGTGTCTCCGGCCGGGGGGCCGGCTCCCGGGTGGCGGCACCGGCGGGGCGGCGCACGGTCAGAGAGAGGCCAGATACTCCGGCACGGCGATAG
- a CDS encoding EamA family transporter, which produces MYASQGRSAGLGPALASAFAFGGSGVAAKPLIEAGLDPLHVVWLRVAGAALVMLPVAWRHRNLVRERPALLAGFGLFAVAGVQACYFAAISRIPVGVALLVEYLAPALVLGWVRFVQRRPVTRAAAVGVVLAVGGLACVVEIWAGLSFDAIGLLLALGAACCQVGYFVLSDQGGQDSVGSPGKHTEPPHPVGVIAYGLLIGAAVLTVFARPWGMDWSILGGSADMNGNGVPAWLLLGWIVLVATVLAYVTGVISVRLLSPQVAGVVACLEAVIATVLAWVLLGEYLSAPQLIGGGVVLIGAFIAQSSAPKPPSGPVASGTGGVGAEPAAGEPEGELSARPASP; this is translated from the coding sequence ATGTACGCGTCTCAGGGGAGAAGCGCCGGCCTGGGACCAGCCCTGGCCTCGGCGTTCGCATTCGGTGGTTCGGGAGTGGCGGCCAAGCCGCTGATCGAGGCGGGGCTCGACCCCCTGCACGTGGTGTGGCTCCGGGTGGCGGGTGCCGCGCTCGTCATGCTGCCGGTGGCCTGGCGCCACCGGAATCTGGTCCGTGAGAGGCCCGCGCTGCTGGCCGGCTTCGGACTGTTCGCCGTCGCGGGGGTTCAGGCGTGCTACTTCGCCGCCATCTCCCGTATCCCGGTCGGGGTCGCTCTGCTCGTCGAGTATCTGGCACCGGCGCTCGTGCTCGGCTGGGTCCGGTTCGTGCAACGCCGACCGGTCACCCGGGCCGCGGCTGTCGGTGTGGTCCTCGCGGTCGGCGGACTCGCCTGCGTCGTCGAGATCTGGGCGGGACTGAGCTTCGACGCCATCGGGCTGCTGCTCGCCCTGGGCGCCGCCTGCTGCCAGGTCGGCTACTTCGTCCTCTCCGACCAGGGCGGCCAGGACAGTGTGGGCAGCCCCGGGAAGCACACCGAACCACCGCACCCGGTCGGCGTGATCGCGTACGGACTGCTCATCGGAGCCGCGGTCCTCACCGTGTTCGCCCGGCCCTGGGGCATGGACTGGTCGATCCTCGGCGGCAGCGCGGACATGAACGGGAACGGGGTCCCCGCCTGGCTGCTGCTCGGCTGGATCGTGCTGGTCGCGACCGTCCTCGCCTACGTCACCGGCGTCATCTCGGTGCGGCTGCTCTCCCCGCAGGTGGCGGGCGTGGTCGCCTGCCTGGAGGCGGTCATCGCGACCGTCCTCGCCTGGGTGCTGCTCGGCGAGTACCTGTCGGCGCCCCAGCTCATCGGCGGCGGCGTGGTGCTGATCGGCGCGTTCATCGCGCAGTCCTCCGCGCCGAAGCCGCCGTCCGGACCGGTGGCCTCCGGCACCGGTGGCGTCGGCGCCGAGCCGGCTGCCGGGGAGCCCGAGGGGGAGTTGTCCGCCCGCCCGGCCTCGCCGTAG
- a CDS encoding DMT family transporter, which produces MSAPSAPRAVPATPSPVIPPPPSAHPTAGTPGRRSVDWRIRFAALALIWGFSFLLIKVGTDGYAPLQVSFGRLFSGAAVLAVAMLLRRERLPRSAKTWGHLFVAALLLNALPFSLFAYAELTIPSTLAGICNATSPLWGMALSLVALSEDRPTRRRVAGLGLGFLGVLTVLGAWQGFSGLDFAGTAMALLASLCYPIGWIYVRRTLTGSDASALSLTGSQLLVGTTQLALVTPFFTSAPDGFPLLPTLSVLALGAIGTGFAMLLQYELVQEIGPTTAQMVTYFIPVIATAAGVALLGEQLNWNTPVGALIVLAGAALTQSHARPPSASRPRRPRRKREERRGAGGRRFSRN; this is translated from the coding sequence ATGAGCGCCCCCTCCGCCCCGCGAGCAGTTCCCGCGACCCCGTCGCCCGTCATCCCCCCGCCCCCGTCGGCCCACCCCACGGCCGGGACCCCCGGCCGCCGGTCGGTGGACTGGCGTATCCGCTTCGCGGCACTCGCGCTCATCTGGGGCTTCAGCTTCCTGCTCATCAAGGTGGGCACCGACGGGTACGCCCCGCTCCAGGTCTCGTTCGGCCGACTGTTCTCGGGGGCGGCGGTGCTTGCCGTCGCCATGCTGCTGCGACGTGAGCGGCTGCCGCGCTCGGCGAAGACCTGGGGCCATCTGTTCGTCGCCGCCCTGCTCCTCAACGCGCTTCCGTTCTCGCTGTTCGCATACGCGGAGCTGACCATCCCGTCGACGCTGGCGGGCATCTGCAACGCCACCTCGCCGCTGTGGGGCATGGCGCTCTCCCTCGTCGCGCTCTCCGAGGACCGGCCGACCCGCCGCCGCGTCGCCGGACTTGGACTCGGCTTCCTCGGGGTGCTGACCGTGCTCGGCGCCTGGCAGGGCTTCTCCGGACTGGACTTCGCCGGTACGGCCATGGCGCTGCTCGCCTCCCTCTGCTACCCGATCGGCTGGATCTACGTACGCCGGACCCTGACGGGCAGCGATGCGTCCGCCCTGTCCCTGACCGGCAGCCAGCTCCTCGTCGGGACCACCCAACTCGCCCTGGTGACACCCTTCTTCACTTCGGCACCCGACGGATTCCCGCTGCTTCCGACGCTCTCGGTGCTGGCCCTGGGAGCGATCGGAACGGGCTTTGCCATGCTGCTCCAGTACGAGTTGGTGCAGGAGATCGGGCCGACGACCGCACAGATGGTCACGTACTTCATCCCGGTCATCGCCACCGCCGCCGGAGTGGCCCTGCTCGGCGAGCAGCTGAACTGGAACACCCCGGTCGGCGCGCTGATCGTCCTCGCCGGGGCCGCCCTCACCCAGAGCCACGCCCGCCCGCCCTCCGCGTCGCGGCCCCGGAGGCCGCGACGGAAGCGGGAGGAGCGGCGCGGCGCCGGGGGGCGGCGGTTCAGCCGAAACTGA
- a CDS encoding Clp protease N-terminal domain-containing protein gives MQNRTPRIPEQPAPTRAELDATLTVELTSVLTGARRRALRDGDRQIDTAHLLHSLIESDPEVRTAFAGGPQLAKVLGYLVQRSIGYGLRWQGAVEDSGTVPLVREPGADGWSPSAVAAMEGARQRAERRGEMRAGGLDLLAALAADPECRAVEVLDRAGVEAAWLAGRTADRTTETSGPA, from the coding sequence GTGCAAAACCGGACGCCGCGGATCCCCGAACAGCCCGCACCGACCCGTGCCGAGCTCGACGCCACCCTCACTGTGGAACTGACCTCGGTCCTGACCGGTGCCCGCAGACGGGCCCTGCGTGACGGAGACCGTCAGATCGACACCGCCCACCTGCTGCACTCGCTCATCGAGTCGGACCCCGAGGTCCGGACGGCCTTCGCGGGCGGTCCGCAGCTCGCGAAGGTGCTCGGCTATCTCGTGCAGCGCAGCATCGGCTACGGGCTCCGCTGGCAGGGGGCGGTCGAGGATTCGGGCACGGTCCCGCTGGTGCGCGAGCCCGGGGCGGACGGCTGGTCGCCCTCGGCCGTGGCTGCCATGGAGGGGGCGAGGCAACGTGCCGAGCGGCGTGGAGAAATGCGTGCCGGCGGTCTGGATCTGCTTGCCGCACTCGCCGCGGACCCGGAATGCCGGGCGGTGGAAGTGCTCGATCGGGCCGGTGTGGAGGCCGCGTGGCTCGCGGGCCGTACGGCTGACCGCACAACGGAGACGTCCGGGCCGGCCTGA
- a CDS encoding pyridoxamine 5'-phosphate oxidase family protein — translation MSDTAAPDTLTPDSTGPSTTVPYPQTDRTVPSRGRERVTYDRELVHSVLDAAYLCHLGFVRDGAPVVLPTLFGRVGERLYVHGSTGSRPLLAADRTDPGLAVCLTVTHVDALVLARSAFHHSMNYRSVVVHGTARTVTDPEERRVALDAIVDQVVPGRSQDSRPADAKELAATAVIRLDLDEVSAKVRTGGPNDDPEDVSLPHWAGVVPLTRGHAAPVPADDLDPAIAVPEYLASL, via the coding sequence ATGTCGGACACCGCCGCGCCGGACACCCTCACGCCCGACAGCACGGGCCCGAGCACCACCGTCCCGTACCCGCAGACGGACAGGACGGTCCCGAGCAGGGGCCGTGAACGCGTCACCTACGATCGCGAGCTGGTCCATTCGGTGCTGGACGCGGCCTACCTCTGCCACCTCGGCTTCGTACGGGACGGAGCACCGGTCGTCCTGCCGACTCTGTTCGGGCGGGTGGGCGAACGGCTCTATGTGCACGGCTCGACGGGCTCACGGCCCCTGCTCGCCGCGGACCGGACGGACCCCGGCCTCGCGGTCTGTCTCACGGTCACCCATGTCGACGCTCTGGTACTGGCCCGCTCCGCCTTCCACCACTCGATGAACTACCGCTCGGTGGTCGTCCACGGCACCGCCCGTACCGTCACCGACCCGGAAGAGCGCCGGGTCGCGCTCGACGCCATCGTCGACCAGGTCGTTCCCGGCCGCTCCCAGGACTCACGGCCCGCGGACGCGAAGGAACTCGCCGCCACCGCGGTGATCCGCCTGGACCTCGACGAGGTCTCCGCCAAGGTCCGCACCGGCGGTCCGAACGACGACCCCGAGGACGTCTCGCTCCCGCACTGGGCCGGCGTCGTCCCGCTCACCCGCGGACACGCGGCCCCGGTACCCGCCGACGACCTCGACCCGGCTATCGCCGTGCCGGAGTATCTGGCCTCTCTCTGA
- a CDS encoding aminotransferase class I/II-fold pyridoxal phosphate-dependent enzyme has translation MLGDYPISGRRASDIAASVERAVGSGDLAPGQVLPPMRELAARLEVNPNTVAAAYRTLRERGVIETAGRRGSRVRPRPASTARGSLRVEVPPGVRDLGEGNPDPDLLPDLGDALASAARANAARPGMYGDAPVLPELAAMARAAMDADGVSPGAVIATSGSLDAIERVLSAHLKPGDAVAVEDPGWGSVLDLVPALGLHAVPVGVDDEGPRTADVEQALRGGARALVITDRAQNPTGAAVSAARARELRAVLAEHPGVLLIEDDHGHAIVDLPLHPLTGITDRWAFVRSVAKAYGPDLRLAVLTGDAVTVDRVAGRQQLGPCWVSRLLQQAVVHLWASGTVDSAGVARSYGERRDALVRALADRGVPAHGRSGMNVWVPVSDETGAVTRLLRAGWAVAPGARFRVSAPQGVRLTVSGLTAADIGPLADAVAAAAGPARPISFG, from the coding sequence GTGCTAGGAGACTATCCGATCAGTGGGCGGCGTGCGTCCGACATCGCCGCGAGTGTGGAGCGGGCGGTCGGGTCGGGCGACCTCGCGCCCGGCCAGGTGCTGCCTCCCATGCGGGAGTTGGCGGCCCGTCTGGAGGTCAATCCCAATACCGTCGCGGCCGCCTACCGAACGCTGCGCGAGCGCGGGGTGATCGAGACCGCGGGGCGCCGGGGGAGCCGCGTCCGGCCACGTCCGGCGAGTACCGCACGCGGCTCGCTCCGCGTCGAAGTGCCGCCAGGCGTGAGGGACTTGGGGGAGGGGAATCCCGATCCGGATCTGCTGCCCGATCTCGGCGATGCGCTCGCCTCGGCCGCGCGCGCGAACGCGGCCCGGCCGGGCATGTACGGGGACGCGCCCGTGCTCCCTGAGCTGGCGGCGATGGCCCGGGCGGCGATGGACGCCGACGGGGTGTCCCCGGGTGCCGTGATCGCGACGTCGGGATCGCTGGACGCGATCGAGCGGGTCCTGTCGGCGCATCTCAAGCCGGGGGACGCCGTCGCCGTCGAGGATCCCGGCTGGGGCAGCGTCCTCGATCTCGTGCCGGCGCTGGGCCTGCACGCCGTGCCCGTCGGAGTGGATGACGAAGGGCCGCGGACCGCCGATGTCGAACAGGCGTTGCGGGGCGGGGCGCGGGCGCTGGTCATCACCGACCGGGCGCAGAATCCCACGGGCGCCGCGGTGAGCGCGGCCCGGGCCCGCGAACTGCGCGCGGTGCTCGCCGAGCACCCCGGCGTCCTCCTGATCGAGGACGACCACGGGCACGCGATCGTCGACCTTCCGCTGCATCCGCTCACGGGGATCACCGACCGCTGGGCGTTCGTGCGGTCCGTCGCCAAGGCGTACGGGCCCGATCTGCGGCTCGCCGTACTGACCGGGGACGCGGTCACGGTCGACCGGGTGGCGGGGCGGCAGCAGCTGGGGCCCTGCTGGGTCAGCAGGCTGCTGCAACAGGCCGTGGTGCACCTGTGGGCGTCGGGCACGGTCGACTCGGCCGGGGTCGCCCGGTCCTACGGCGAGCGGCGGGACGCGCTCGTCCGGGCGCTGGCCGACCGCGGCGTCCCGGCGCACGGCCGGAGCGGGATGAACGTATGGGTACCCGTCAGTGACGAGACGGGCGCAGTGACCCGGCTGCTGCGTGCCGGCTGGGCGGTCGCGCCCGGTGCGCGCTTCCGCGTGTCCGCCCCCCAGGGAGTCCGGCTCACCGTGTCGGGGCTGACCGCCGCCGACATCGGTCCGCTGGCCGACGCGGTCGCGGCGGCGGCCGGGCCGGCCCGGCCGATCAGTTTCGGCTGA